In Malus sylvestris chromosome 16, drMalSylv7.2, whole genome shotgun sequence, the following are encoded in one genomic region:
- the LOC126607063 gene encoding cytochrome b-c1 complex subunit 9-like: MDSAARMSGGGLFEGLYRVIMRRDSVYVTFVITGAFLDERAVDYGVHKLWEYNNVEERYEDIPVLGTKQSEK, from the coding sequence ATGGATTCAGCGGCTCGAATGAGCGGCGGAGGCCTCTTCGAAGGTCTATACAGGGTCATCATGCGCCGTGACTCTGTTTACGTCACATTCGTCATCACTGGAGCCTTCCTCGACGAGCGGGCTgtagattatggagttcataaGCTGTGGGAGTACAATAATGTTGAGGAACGATATGAAGATATTCCAGTTCTGGGGACAAAGCAATCGGAAAAATGA